In the Penaeus chinensis breed Huanghai No. 1 chromosome 31, ASM1920278v2, whole genome shotgun sequence genome, one interval contains:
- the LOC125041772 gene encoding uncharacterized protein LOC125041772: protein MVLISTVVGFGLVLVELLSHGYTNAQVACILALLVALANCLAPVSTALGYYYSGRTLTFFGVLLVAVGLLLCSIASSIVWQCLCYGVVGGIGLSLALPHGFMTGQRYFSGRRVQANALSMVGGSLGFMVMPPLLGYLLEEFTPRGGYIIWAGVVLHGALGAVLLHPVEWHLKSTKKEEQDEGGAQRNGAASQVRSDVSGSKRASKRDEMSEYDGFEDNKQLTPEDDDSEESDEEDPSTLPGLRMYQDRLPYVCAGRGMGLASDRPWKNPLTDTLQTNEYLERPRTVSIERSMEILPQIPEEAEEDDIFESFDQETGNERIEFLNKENDHRHRPVSFVSTKSADSFASVPACESMFRSSDIFNLFGSALSAKTEKLKDRAQEEASKTLCHTIANPYKSRKQPLKPRVCCGMRLPRCHEVLPFHILRHPLFVVAALSNVINRIAWVIYIAFLPALAVSHELVYEAPFLLSIFAASELLAKLLMAGVGDRGWMERRYYHILANFNGALAAVAVTLAWDFRSISLCVGWFGFSMGIIIALAQVLLAENLSSSHLSQTHGIMLFLTGISGLVVLPFAGWMSDIVGSYMIVYYVICGLSFVPCLLWGLVPCIAHHQGQDLKTPTDLV, encoded by the exons ATGGTGTTGATTAGTACCGTGGTCGGGTTCGGTTTGGTCCTCGTGGAGTTGCTGAGTCATGGCTACACTAACGCGCAGGTGGCTTGTATTCTGGCACTGTTGGTGGCTCTCGCGAACTGCCTTG CTCCGGTATCGACAGCCCTCGGGTACTACTACAGCGGGAGAACTCTCACCTTCTTCGGTGTCCTCCTGGTGGCGGTCGGCCTCCTGCTCTGCTCCATCGCCAGCAGCATCGTGTGGCAGTGCTTGTGCTACGGCGTCGTTGGAG GCATAGGCCTATCGCTCGCCCTCCCTCACGGCTTCATGACCGGCCAGCGATACTTCTCGGGCAGGCGGGTGCAAGCCAACGCACTCTCCATGGTAGGCGGTTCTCTCGGGTTCATGGTGATGCCCCCCCTCCTCGGCTACCTGCTGGAGGAGTTCACGCCCCGCGGAGGATACATCATCTGGGCGGGAGTGGTCCTGCATGGGGCTCTGGGCGCTGTCCTTCTCCATCCAGTGGAGTGGCACTTAAAATCCAccaagaaggaggagcaggacgagGGCGGCGCGCAGAGGAACGGCGCCGCCAGCCAGGTGCGGAGCGACGTCTCGGGGAGCAAGAGGGCAAGCAAGAGGGACGAGATGAGCGAGTACGACGGCTTCGAGGACAACAAGCAGCTGACCCCCGAGGACGACGACAGTGAGGAGAGCGACGAGGAGGACCCGTCCACTCTGCCGGGCCTGAGGATGTACCAGGACCGGCTGCCGTACGTGTGCGCAGGCCGCGGGATGGGCCTGGCCTCGGACCGGCCGTGGAAGAACCCGCTGACGGACACGCTGCAGACCAACGAGTACCTGGAGCGGCCCAGGACCGTCAGCATCGAGCGCAGCATGGAGATCCTGCCGCAGATCcccgaggaggctgaggaggacgaCATTTTCGAGAGCTTCGACCAGGAGACCGGGAACGAGAGGATCGAGTTCCTCAACAAGGAGAACGACCACAGACATAGGCCGGTGAGCTTCGTCAGTACAAAGAGCGCCGACTCCTTCGCGTCTGTTCCTGCCTGTGAGAGTATGTTTAGGTCTAGTGACATTTTTAACCTATTCGGTAGTGCCTTATCAGCAAAGACTGAAAAGCTCAAAGACAGAGCGCAAGAAGAAGCCAGTAAAACCTTATGCCACACCATCGCCAACCCTTACAAATCACGTAAACAGCCGCTGAAACCCCGCGTCTGCTGTGGGATGAGGCTGCCCCGGTGCCACGAGGTGCTCCCCTTCCACATCCTCAGACACCCCTTGTTCGTCGTGGCCGCGCTCAGCAACGTCATCAACAGAATA GCGTGGGTTATCTACATTGCCTTCCTGCCGGCGTTGGCGGTCAGTCACGAGTTGGTTTACGAggcgcccttcctcctctccatcttcgccGCCTCCGAGCTGCTGGCCAAGCTCCTGATGGCGGGTGTTGGTGACCGAGGATGGATGGAGAGGCGCTACTATCACATTTTGGCCAATTTCAACGGTGCTCTCGCGGCCGTAG CTGTGACACTGGCCTGGGACTTCAGGAGCATCAGCCTGTGCGTCGGGTGGTTTGGCTTCAGCATGGGCATCATCATAGCACTGGCCCAGGTTCTTCTAGCGGAGAATCTGagttcctctcatctctctcagacACACGGAATCATGCTGTTCCTCACTGGCATCTCAGGACTGGTTGTTTTACCTTTTGCTG GTTGGATGAGTGATATTGTTGGCAGCTACATGATTGTGTATTATGTAATCTGTGGCCTATCTTTTGTGCCATGTCTGCTGTGGGGTCTCGTGCCTTGCATAGCTCACCACCAAGGACAGGATTTGAAAACACCCACAGACCTTGTTTGA